One window of the Dermacentor andersoni chromosome 10, qqDerAnde1_hic_scaffold, whole genome shotgun sequence genome contains the following:
- the LOC126544954 gene encoding uncharacterized protein: MRLVLETLLGSLLLATAGSNPEVESDEVPVSECPMNEEPGDPCSRPDLPCRGDTKEGQSLSPSNSTREKGCSGCVCREGFRRSAFGECVAESDCRTCWRDPFSDYSYCGGCPPVCGEVYPAPCPRTCSSGCYCLDGFVRSSLDGGSCVPVSSCPPKCLYENMVFVAHKSCFPERCGHDGLECGAYDCGRPGCECSRGYHLLDSLTCVDECPAS, translated from the exons ATGCGGTTGGTCCTGGAAACCCTTCTCGGCTCGCTTTTGTTGGCTACCGCCGGTTCGAATCCCGAAG TAGAATCGGATGAAGTACCGGTATCTGAGTGCCCAATGAACGAAGAGCCTGGAGACCCGTGCTCAAGACCTGACCTCCCGTGTCGTGGAGACACCAAAGAAG GTCAGTCTCTGTCCCCCTCCAACTCCACGCGCGAGAAGGGATGCTCGGGTTGCGTCTGCAGAGAAGGCTTCCGGCGTTCGGCGTTCGGCGAATGCGTCGCCGAAAGCGATTGCCGCACCTGCTGGCGGGACCCTTTCTCCGACTACTCCTACTGCGGCGGCTGTCCACCCGTGTGCGGGGAGGTCTACCCCGCCCCGTGCCCAAGGACATGTTCATCCGGTTGCTACTGCCTGGACGGATTTGTCAG GTCATCGCTGGACGGCGGGTCATGCGTACCGGTCTCCTCGTGCCCTCCCAAGTGCCTCTACGAGAACATGGTGTTCGTGGCCCACAAGTCCTGCTTTCCGGAACGCTGTGGCCACGACGGGCTGGAATGCGGCGCCTACGACTGTGGGCGACCCGGGTGCGAGTGCTCGCGGGGCTACCACCTTCTCGATTCCTTGACTTGCGTCGACGAGTGCCCGGCTTCCTAG